GAGATCCCGTACGCCATGGCGATTTCACGAATGGAGCAGAGTCGTTCGGTCCGGGCGCCCAGATAGATCAGGGCGCGCAAGGCATAGTCGGTTTGCAACGTAAGTTTCATGGTCGGGTAAAGATGCACCAACTTGACATGTTTTCCAATACGGTCAAAAAGATGTGCGGATCGTAAACCTTAAAGGAGGACACCATGTCCGCTCCTCTCGACGACAAGACGCGCGCGATCATCTCCGCGACCGTCCCCGCGCTGAAGGCGCACGGAACGGCCATCACGACAGAAATGTACAAGCGCCTGCTCTCCACCCCGGCCATTCGCGACCTGTTCAATCTCTCCCATCAGCAGGATGGCGAACAGCCCAAGGCGCTGGCGCTGGCAGTGCTGTGCTATGCCGAACATATCAACGACCTCGGCGCGCTCGGCGGCATGGTCGAGAGAATTGCTGAGAAGCATGTCGGTCTGAACATCCTGCCCGAGCATTATCCATATGTAGCAGAGGCGCTACTCGGCGCGATCGGCCATGTTCTCGGGGATGCCGCGACGCCGGAGATCGCCGAGGCGTGGGGCAAAGCCTACTGGTTTCTGGCGGATATCCTTATCGGCCGTGAGAAGCAGATTTACGACGAGCATAAGGACGCACCGGGAGGTTGGGCCGGATGGCGCGCTTTTCGCGTTCGCTCACGTCGCGACGAGACTCCGACAATCACCTCGTTCGAACTGGTTCCCGTCGACGGCGGCGCGCTCTTTCGCCATAAGGCGGGACAGTATCTCAGCTTCAAGCTGGATGTTCCCGGTCATGGCTCTCAGCGCCGGAATTACAGCATTTCCTCGGAACCCGGCGCGGATCATTACCGCATTAGCGTGCGACAACAGGATGGCGGCGTCGTCTCGACATGGTTGCATGAGACGGTGAAGGAGGGAGACATGCTCCAGGTTGCCAATCCCGCCGGTGATTTCTTCCTCGACGAGACAAGTGAATCTCCTGTCGTGTTCCTGACGGCCGGTGTTGGTCTTACGCCCGTGATGTCGATGCTCGGCGAGCTGGCGCAGACATCCGTGAAGCGGAAGATTCACTACGTTCACGGCGCGGATACCGAGGCGTTGGCAGCTTTCCGTCCGGAAATCGAAGACCTTGCCAGCCGAGGTATTCTGGCGGCGGATTTCTTCTATGCGAAAGAGAGCGTGCCCGCTGTCAGTCATGGTGTTGCCGCCCACGCTGGGCGTGTCACGACCGCTTGGGTAAAGCAGAACCTCGACCGTTCCGCGACCTATTACATCTGCGGGCCGGATTCCTTCATGAGAGATATGGTCGACGCGCTACGGACCGAGAATCTGCCGGCGAAGCAGATCCGTTACGAGTTCTTCGGCTCCGCCGCCGACCCCGATCTGGTTCTCTCCGCAGCCTGATATTTTTTTGGGCGTTCACAGTGAGGGGGCGCGCCCCCTCACACGGCCTTATCAGGAGCTAGTGCGATGTCGGACTCATCTTCCATTGTCAGGCCGGTCGCGGATCCGGTCAGTACCGTCCTGAAATGGATTCTCCTTGCGACCGGTCTTCTGACTGCGGCGCTTCTCATCTGGACGACACAAGCGACCTACAAGGGTGCGCCTCCGCAGCCGGAGAAATTCGTCTCGGCCGACGGCTCCATTCTCATGACAGGTGCGGATATCGTTTCAGGAAAGGGCGGTTTCCAGAAAGCCGATCTGATGGACTATGGTAGCCTGTATGGCATGGGCTCCTATTATGGCGAGGATTACACGGTGCTGTCACATTAACTCTGACCTGTGATAGGCTGGGCTGATGAGTGCTGGATCTGTGAGCTACAAACGACATCGTTTTCCGAGTGAGCTGATCGCGCATGCGGTATGGCTGTATTTCCGGTTTCCCCTGAGCTTTCGTCTGATTGAGGAGATGCTGCTCGAACGCGGGATTGTCGTGTCGTATGAGACGGTCCGCCGGTGGAGCCTAAAGTTTGGAGTGGCCTTTGCCCGCTCGCTGCGCCGCAAGGCCGCCAGACCCGGGGATATCTGGCATCTCGACGAGGTCCGGGTCGTGATCCATGGCCGACCACACTGGCTGTGGCGCGCCGTCGATCAGGACGGTTACGTTCTCGACGAAATCCTGCAGACCCGAAGGAACACCAAAGCCGCAAGGCGATTGCTGACGCGGCTGCTGAAAAAGCAGGGTATCCGGCCCGCGCGCTTGGTCACCGACAAGCTGGGCTCTTACGGGGCGGCCAGACGTAAACTGAGGCTCACGGTCCGGCATCTATCCCACAAGGGCCTGAACAACAGGGCGGAGAACAGCCATCTGCCACTGCGAAAACGCGAACGGGTCATGCAGAAATTCCGCTCACCTGGGGGCTGCCAGCGCTTCGTTTCTGTGTTCTCAGCCGTCCGCAACCTCTTCGTCCCGCCCCACTCTATCGACAATGCCCTCTCCCGGCACATCCACCGGATCAGGGCTTTCGTCCAGTGGGACAACGCTACCGCGCTTACCGCCTGGATGCGTCAACACCGAGAGGAGCTCAACAAACCAAAGTTAATGTGACAGCACCGGAAAAGTGCATACCTCGACTGAACGACCGACTTGTAGGCGACTGCTGCCTGTCCGCTCTGCTTCTGTTATACCAACAGGCAGGTTGCTGCAGGAACTATCCATAACGCTTAGCCGTCAATCTCGCTCACCAGTTTTGTTCCGCTGAACAGAATGCGCATACCGATCTCCCCATGTTTTAAGTGCCTGAATAACTGGTTTCAGAGTTTTGCCCAGATCAGTCAGGGCATATTTCACATGCGGGGGCACCTCGGGGAAGACGGTGCGTGAGACCAGCCCATCGGCTTCGAGTTCGCGCAACTGGTTGGTCAGCATCCGCTGTGTGACATTGGGCAGGCGGCGGCGCAGTTCGCCAAACCGCAGCACCCCGTCCTCGAACAGGTGATACAGAATCAACGCCTTCCACTTGCCCCCAAACAGTTCGAGCGTGGCTTCCACCGTGCAACCGGGGCTACAGGCCAGCGTGGTGTGACGAATGCGGGGCATGGTATCATTCCTGACACTAGTGGCGGTTTATGTGCGTTCTTGCGCACACCAGAGGGTGGGTCAATGTTTACATGCAGGCCGGACGGATGTCCTGCATTTGTAAACAAGGTTGATCATGTCTTCGTCTTCTTTATTCGATCCTGTGCAGTTGGGCGGCCTGTCCCTTGAAAACCGGATCTTCCTGCCACCGCTGACTCGATGCCGCAGCACGCAGCCCGGGGACATCGCCAACGCGCTGATGGCCGAGTATTACGCGCAGCGCACGCAGGCGGGGTTCCTGATTACCGAAGGCACGCAGATCGAACCTCGAGGGCAGGGCTATGCCTGGACGCCGGGTATCTACTCACCTGAGCAGATCGCGGGCTGGAAACTGGTCACCGACGCGGTGCATGCAAAACAGCGGCCCATCTTTGCGCAGTTATGGCATGTCGGCCGCGTGTCCCACCGCGCCCTGCAACCCGGTCATGAAGCTCCGATCGCCCCGTCCGCGGTCGCGGCAACAGGCGTGAATGTGTTCATCCCTACGGGACCGGGCACGGGAAAACTGGTGCCTCCTGACACGCCGCGCGCACTCTCCATTCCAGAAATTCATGAACTGGTAGAGATGTATGCACAGGCGGCGCGCAATGCGCTGTCCGCCGGGTTCGATGGCGTGGAGATCCACGCCGCCAATGGCTACCTGATAAACCAGTTCCTTTCCGAACGGGCCAATTTCCGCACCGATGCTTATGGCGGCAGCCTGTCCAACCGCTTGCGCTTCCTGCGTGAGGTGGTCGAAGCCGTCTCCGCCGTGGTCACGCCGGACCGGATGGGCGTACGGTTTTCCCCGCTGTTCGGCACGACCACGGAAGAGCGTGTCTATCTCGGCCTGCTGGAAGACAATCCGGCGGAAACCTACACGGCGGCCGTGCGCGTGCTGGCGGATGCGGGCATCGCTTATGTCTCGCTCGCCGAAGCTGACTGGGACAATGCGCCCGAAATGCCGGACGCTTTCCGTGCCAGCGTGCGCGACATCTTTGGCGGACGCATTCTGTGCGCGGGCCGCTACGACCTGCGCAAAGCGCAGCATGTGCTGGCGCATGGATGGGCTGACATGATCGGCTTTGGCCGGAAGTTCATCGCCAATCCGGATCTGCCCGCGCGGCTGGAGCATGGCTGGCCGCTCAATCCGCTGGACCCGGCGACGATGTATGGCGGCGGCGCGCATGGCTACACCGACTACCCTTTTCATAATCAATAAACAGGGAAACAGACCAATGAGTTTTTACCAGACCCTCAACCCGACCACGGAAACCGTGGAACGCACGTTTGAACTCCATACCGCCGCGCAGATGAAGGCGATTGTCGATCGCGCGGACCATGTGTGGAAGACCGACTGGAAAAAGCGTGACATCGCGGCCCGTAAGGTCATCATGTCAAAGGCCGCCGATCTGCTGCGCCGCGACCGTGTGGCCCATGCGCGCCTGATCGCGACCGAAATGGGCAAGGCGCTGCCTGACGCGCTGGAGGAAATCGACATCACCGCCGACATCCTCTCCTTCTATGCCAATGGCGCGGAGAAATTCCTCGCTCCCACGCATCTGAAGGTCAAGGAAGGCCACGCAAAGATCATCAATCAGCCGCTGGGCGTGATCTACTGCATCGAGCCCTGGAACTTCCCCTATTACCAGCTTGCCCGCGTGGCGGGGCCGAACCTGATGGCGGGCAACGTGGTCATCGCGAAACACGCGCCCAACGTGCCGCAATGTGCGCTGGCCTTTGAAAAGCTTTTCCATGACGCAGGGGCACCTGCTGGCGTCTATACCAACATCTTCCTCGACAACGATCAGTCCGCCGAACTCATCAAGGATTTCCGTATCCGCGGCGTCGCCCTGACCGGCAGCGAACGCGCGGGCCAGACGGTCGCGGCCGAAGCGGGGGCGGCGCTGAAGAAGGACACGATGGAACTGGGTGGCAGCGACGCCTTCATCGTGCTGGATGACGCGGACCTTGAACTGGCAGTCAAATGGGCGACATGGGGCCGGTTCGCCAATAACGGGCAGGTCTGCACGGCGGCCAAGCGGATGATCGTGCATGAAAAAGTCTATGACGCCTTCCTCGCCGGTCTGAAAAAGGCGATCACGCAGTTCCGCATCGGCGATCCGCTGGCCGAGGGCACGACCCATGGTCCGATGAGCAGCAAAAAGGCGCTGGACACTGCGCTGGCGCAGACTGACGAAGCCGTTAAGGCAGGGGCAACTCTAGTGGCTGGTGGCAAGCGGATGGACCGTAAGGGCTTCTTCATGGAACCGACCATCCTGACTAACGTGTCAAAGGACAATCCGGTCTTCTATCAGGAGATTTTCGGTCCTGTCGCAGTCGTGCACAAGGTCGCCTCAGAACATGAAGCCATTGAACTGGCCAATGATTCACCCTATGGCCTCGGCGGATCCGTGTTTTCCCGTGATCTTGCACGCGCCGAAAAAGTGGCTGAAGCGGTCGAGACCGGCATGATGTTCATCAACACGGCCACGGCCGCAGCCCCCGAACTGCCTTTTGGCGGGATCAAAAATTCGGGTTTTGGCCGCGAACTGTCCTTCCTGGGCATCGAGGAGTTTATCAACCGCAAGCTGATCCGCGTTGCCTGAAGATAGGCGAATGCTGCGCCCTGCCCGAGCTATGGCCGAAACTGGGTGATGGTATTTTGAGAAGGTGGCGTATCGTGGCGGGTGAGAGCCTGCCTGAACCTCCAGCATGGAGCGATACGCCATGAAAGACGATAGCACGATTACCGCGCTGAAACAGCCTGGCCTGATTATTGATCCCCTGACCGAGATAGCGCGTGATGGGGCACGCCGGATGTTAGCCTTGGCCCTGCGCAGCGAGGTGGACGAGTTTCTCGCCCTGTATTCTGAAGAACGCCTTGAGGATGGCCGGTCGCGCGTGGTGCGGCATGGTCATGGCCCGGATCGTGCGATCCAGACGGGCATCGGACCCATCGAGGTTGCCCGTCCGAAAGTCCGGGACCGGGCACCTGCTGGCGCCGGGAGAGAACGGATCCGCTTTTCATCGGCGATCCTGCCGAAATGGGCGCGACGGACGCGCAGCCTTGATGCGCCTTTGCCTGTTCTCTACCTGCGCGGGGTGTCGATGGGGGATTTCCCCGAGGCGCTGACGGCCCTGCTGGGCAAGGACGCCCCGAACCTGTCTCCGGGCGTGATTGCCCGGCTGACCGCTGGTTGGCAGGGGGAGTATGATCGCTGGCAGCGGCGCGATCTGTCAGCCCGTCGTTATGTCTATATCTGGGCGGACGGCGTTTATCTTCAGGCCCGCATGGAGCCCGTAGCCGAATGCATGCTGGTCATCATCGGCGCGACCCCGGAAGGAAAGAAGGAGTTGCTCGGCTTTCAGGTCGGTATCCGCGAAAGCGCGCAGAACTGGCGTGAACTGCTGGTCGACCTCAAGGCGCGGGGCCTGGGCATCGCGCCTGAACTTGCGGTTGGCGACGGCGCGCTCGGGTTCTGGAAAGCCCTGGACGAGGTCTTTCCCGGCACGCGTCACCAGCGCTGCTGGTTCCACAAGATCGGCAATGTCGTGAACAAGTTTCCCAAACCCATGATCCCGGCCGTCACAGCCGAGCTGCGCGACATTCATCATGCCGAGACGCGGGCAGCAGCACGGGACGCCATGACTGTCTTCGCGGAGAAATACGCAGCCAAATATCCGGCGGCTGTGAAATGCCTGCAAAAGGATGCCGACGCCATGCTGGCCTTCTTCGATTTCCCCGCCGAACACTGGGAACACCTGCGCACATCCAACCCGATCGAGAGCGTCTTTGCCACCGTCCGGCACAGGACAGTTCGGACAAAGGGGGCGCTGTCGCAGAAAACCGCCAGGCTGATGGTTTTCACCCTCGTCCAAGCCGCATCAAAAACATGGCGACGACTTCAAGGTGCAAACCAGTTGCCTCGTGTCATTGAAGGCGTCATCTTTACAAACGGCGTCGCAACGCCCGACGCCACAACACAGAACGCCGCCTGATCAGAACCCGTCACCCAAATTCGTGCATAGCTCCCCTGCCCCGGATAAATCCTGTCCGGGGCAGAGGTGTACTACTCACCAAGTTAAAGATCGCCTGCGGGTCAAGTGATATTGGGAAATGATATATATCTGCTTTGCCAACCGTACGATTAGACATCAAATGGTCGAAATGGAAGGCGACTGCTGCCTATCTGCTCTGTTTCCGTTGAGCCGACAGGCTGTTGTTCTGCCGGGAAACTGAAGATCCGCTTGAGATTGATCCGAACGCGCGATCGGACACTCCAGACTAACAAAATTACGTCAGGACAGCCGTTATGCTGGTGGTGTAATATGGCAGAACCAACATCACATAGGTCAGTCCATAAGAGTAATGACGATTTTCCCGACATGGCTACCGGTCATGAGATGCTCAAATGCCTCCCGCACGTGGGCAAAGGGAAAGACACTGTCGATTACAGGCTTCAGGCCGGACGCGCTACATGCACGCACAAGGTCTTCCAGCATCGGCCGGCCACCCACAGCGACAGAACGGACAACTGCGCCGCTGCCTTTGAGATGGAAATAGTCAATTCCCGGATTGTCACTGCTCAGAAATCCGACCAGCACAACCTCTCCACCCCAACGAACAGCATCGAGAGACTGGTTGATTGTCGCAGGACCACCGACTTCAACGACACAGTCCACGCCTGCTCCCCTGGTGATGTCATCCTTGATGTATCGCCCCCAGTTCGAAACATCCCTGTAATTGACAATATGATCCGCCCCCAATGCCTTCAGCCGTTCGGCCTTTTCCGCGCTGGACGTTATCGAGAGGTGCTGTCACATTAACTTTGGTTTGTTGAGCTCCTCTCGGTGTTGACGCATTCAGGCGGTAAGCGCGGTAGCGTTGTTCCACTGGACGAAAGCCCTGATCCGGTGGATGTGCCGGGAGAGGGCATTGTCGATGGAGTGGGGCGGGACGAAGAGGTTGCGGACGGCTGAGAACACAGAAACGAAGCGCTGGCAGCCCCCAGGTGAGCGGAATTTCTGCATGACCCGTTCGCGTTTTCGCAGTGGCAGATGGCTGTTCTCCGCCCTGTTGTTCAGGCCCTTGTGGGATAGATGCCGGACCGTGAGCCTCAGTTTACGTCTGGCCGCCCCGTAAGAGCCTAGCTTGTCGGTGACCAAGCGCGCGGGCCGGATACCCTGCTTTTTCAGCAGCCGCGTCAGCAATCGCCTTGCGGCTTTGGTGTTCCTTCGGGTCTGCAGGATTTCGTCGAGAACGTAACCGTCCTGATCGACGGCGCGCCACAGCCAGTGTGGTCGGCCATGGATCACGACCCGGACCTCGTCGAGATGCCAGATATCCCCGGGTCTGGCGGCCTTGCGGCGCAGCGAGCGGGCAAAGGCCACTCCAAACTTTAGGCTCCACCGGCGGACCGTCTCATACGACACGACAATCCCGCGTTCGAGCAGCATCTCCTCAATCAGACGAAAGCTCAGGGGAAACCGGAAATACAGCCATACCGCATGCGCGATCAGCTCACTCGGAAAACGATGTCGTTTGTAGCTCACAGATCCAGCACTCATCAGCCCAGCCTATCACAGGTCAGAGTTAATGTGACAGCACCTTATATGAGCCGTGTGTGCCAAGGTCATCCCTGACACGAAGGATACTTTTTCTTGAACGATCTGTCTTACCGGACAGCCCTACTCATGATCATTACAATCGCTACACCTCCCGTAAGCCAGAAAATCTGAGTTCCCGCGTCCCTAGACGATGCGCGCTGGTTTAGTTGAGGGACCAGATCAGACAATGCGACATAGACAAAGCTGCTAGCAGCAAATGCCATCAAAAATGGTTGCCAGTGCTTAAGGCTACCAAGAAGAAAATAGCCACTGATGCCCCCTGAAACAGTCATGGCCCCGGCAGATGAGAGTTTGATCAGGGACATGCCTCTCCGGTTCTCACGGCTCAGAGCGATCAGATCACCAATGTGATGGGGCACTTCGTGTATAAAAACAGACACTGCGGATATGATGCCCAAGCGAACATCGGTCAAAATGATAGACGCGATGAGCAGACCGTCACCGAAGCAGTGCACGCCATCTCCTAGTAACAGTGACCAACTACCATTCTTATGGCTGTGGCCAGCGTTGGAATGCTCATGTGCGTGATGCCAAAGCTCAACTTTGTTCAAGACAAAGAAAAAGATCAGACCGATCAAAAAGACAAAAAGCAGATTCTGCGCGTCAACGCGACTTTCCAACGCCTCCGGCATTAGGTGGATAAGGCTTGTCGAGAGAAGTGAGCCTGCAGCCAGACTGAGCAGCCCTTGCTGAAGCCAGGCTCGATGCGGCTTCGTATGAGAGGCCAGACAAACGAACATTTCTGCAACCCAGACACTGCCTATGCCTGCGGCCGCAGTTGTCAGAATAATCCATGATATCAGAAGCATCGGCTGTTTGCAGTCTGTTGAACGTTTACCAGAGGACGGCTGCCCTTCTGCTTTTCATGTGGAGTGATAAACTCCCCCATAGTATAAACGTTCCCATTTGAGGAGGGTCTAATGCCACACACACCAGAAGCCAAAGCGAAAACGATTGCGCGAGTTCGCAGAATTAAGGGTCAGGCCGAGGCGTTGGAGCGTGCGATAGAAGCAGGGACTGAGTGTGCCCCTCTTTTACAGCAGATCGTCGCTCTGCGTGGCGCGGCCAACGGACTGATGTCTGAGGTTATGGAAAGTTACCTTCAGGAGTCCTTTGCTAGTCAAAGCCCGGCTACCCACGGCTGTGATCCCGATGAACAAGATGCCAAGATTTCTGAAATATTAAAGATCGTAAGAAGATACTTTAAATAAAAAACATAAATAATAGAAATATTTTCCTTGATGAAGAAAAACCAAATCGAAAGGTAAATGAGTGTGATTATAAAAAACTTCGAGTATCTGCTTTCTCTTGCCACAGAAGCTCATTTCGGAAGGGCCGCAGATAAATGCCATGTTTCGCAATCAACACTTTCCTCTGGTATAAAGCAGTTGGAGGAAGATCTTGATATTCAGATCGTACGTCGAGGGCGCCGTTATGAGGGGCTTACGCCAGAGGGAGAAGCAGTTCTCTCATGGGCAAAAAAAATGCATCAGGACTGCAGTGGAATGAAACGCGAGCTGTCTGCTCGTAAGAAAGGCCTTGAGGGCGAATTCCGGGTAGGCGTTGCGACCAGTGTTTCTGCAGTTGCTCCCGTTCTGAGTATGGCGATCTCAGAAAAAACACCCCGCGTGCGCCAGTCCGTCATTGTAGACGACCAATCTGTCATACAGAGCCTTATCGATACCCACCAAATCGATGTTGGACTTCTCCACATCGACGCTCTTTCCCCAGAGAATTATGATACGCACTTACTGTATCGGGAAGGTATCTTCCTTTTCCAGGTGCACCAAAATCCTGTAGCCCGCAGAGTTCAATGGGCGGATCTCGCAGATCTGCCACTATGTCTGATGAAGTCAGCTTTGCCTGAGAAGGCCCAGAAGCAGCTGGAAAGACATTCAGGTCCGGTGGTTACAACCAATTCTTTGGATGTTGTGGCTGGCCACCTCAAGACCCAGGCATCTGCTGCCATATTGCCGCAATCCTGTGCCTCGCGACTTGCGGATATACCTGATCTCCGCGTGTCTGCGATTGATGGCGTAGATGCCCAATCAAGCGTTGGATTTGCATCCATTAAGGGAGGCTTGAGATCACCCCTTGCTGCTGCGCTTCAGGAAATTGTGCATATGCCTGAGGTTGCAGACACCCTGGAATGTAATGTTATAATGTACCGAAGATTCCAAGCAAAAAAAATAGAAGGCACGATCTAAATAATCGATCATGTCATCGAAAAAATCAGTTTTCTAAAAATCAGATAATGCGCCAAAGGTTGTCTGATTTCCGAGAGCCTATCTTGGAAATTTAGTCGTTTTTATTTTTAAAAAAATAGAAACTTCTTTTGTGAATGCCGATTAACATAGCTTAATCTTCCAAAGGAAAACCATGATGTCGCCCACGGGAAACAGAATCGTCACGTTCCAAAAACCTCTGGAGATGAAGGTCGATACTTTTAAGTTCCCCGAGCTCATCACTCCTCAAGGAAAGAAGGCGCCGCATGGCGTTATCCTGAAGATTGTCACTACAAACATCTGTGGTAGCGACCTGCATATCTATCGTGGCTCTTTTGAAGTCCCGAGCGGCATGACTATGGGTCACGAAATGACAGGTGAAGTTATAGAGGTTGGCGCAGACGTCGAAGTCATCAAAAAGGGCGACATCGTCTCGGTACCGTTCAATGTCGGGTGTGGACGCTGCTATAACTGCAAGCACATGCGAACAGACGTTTGTGAGCACACCAACCCTGACATGGACTGCGGCGCTTACGGCTTCAATCTGGGCGGCTGGATCGGTGGCCAGGGCGACTATCTCTTTGTTCCCTATGCGGACTTCAATCTCCTTCGGTTCCCGGATAAGGACGCCGCGATGGAGAAGATCCAGGATCTTACCCTACTGTCGGACGTTCTGCCGACGGCATTCCACGGCTTTGCGGCTCCTGACTGGCCGGCGGCGCCCGCTTATGTCGTTGGCGAAAACGTCCTGATTTTTGGGGCTGGCCCGGTGGGTCGTGCGGGTGCAGCCTGTGCAAAGCTGCTGGGTGCCGGCGCAATCATCGTTGCAGATTTCATCCAGGAGCGTCTTGATCTTCTCAAGCCCCATGGAATTGAGACAATCAATCTGTCAGACGGCGTTCCCGTCGAGGACCATCTGGAGCGGATTACCGGTCACCGTCAGGTGGACCGCGTGATCGATTACGTCGGTCTTGATTGCCGCGGGTTTGGTGAAGAATCTGACAAGATTGTCCAGAATGCCGTTACTAATGCCCTGCTGAAATATGTCCGCTGTGGTGGTACGACGAGCCAGATTGGCATTTACTGTCCTAATCCTGTTTCAAAAGACCCGAAGAACAAGACGGGTATTATGGAGATGGACTGGGCTGCGAGCTGGATCAAGTCACCACGCATGGCTGCCGGTCAGTCCCCGACGGCCAATTACAACCATGCCCTGATGCGCGCCATCATGAACGATCGCATGCCGTATCTGTCGTCCATGATCAACACGAAGTTCATCACCCTTGAAGAGGCTCCGGAAGCTTACAAAGAATTCGATGCCGGTTCTGCCTTCAAATACGT
This window of the Kozakia baliensis genome carries:
- a CDS encoding glutathione-independent formaldehyde dehydrogenase; the protein is MSPTGNRIVTFQKPLEMKVDTFKFPELITPQGKKAPHGVILKIVTTNICGSDLHIYRGSFEVPSGMTMGHEMTGEVIEVGADVEVIKKGDIVSVPFNVGCGRCYNCKHMRTDVCEHTNPDMDCGAYGFNLGGWIGGQGDYLFVPYADFNLLRFPDKDAAMEKIQDLTLLSDVLPTAFHGFAAPDWPAAPAYVVGENVLIFGAGPVGRAGAACAKLLGAGAIIVADFIQERLDLLKPHGIETINLSDGVPVEDHLERITGHRQVDRVIDYVGLDCRGFGEESDKIVQNAVTNALLKYVRCGGTTSQIGIYCPNPVSKDPKNKTGIMEMDWAASWIKSPRMAAGQSPTANYNHALMRAIMNDRMPYLSSMINTKFITLEEAPEAYKEFDAGSAFKYVIDPHGYVKR